A section of the Malania oleifera isolate guangnan ecotype guangnan chromosome 2, ASM2987363v1, whole genome shotgun sequence genome encodes:
- the LOC131147818 gene encoding serine carboxypeptidase 1-like codes for MTKLAVFHCLLISLCLLCIAFSTDANNQVNNLHKLIMSRRSQNSSLSISWAELEATEEHSTVFAKPQDGSMEADRIHKLPGQPKGMNFNQYSGYVTVDPKAGKALFYYFVESPKNSSTNPLVLWLNGGPGCSSLGYGAMMELGPFRVNRDGKTLFRNNYSWNNVANVIFLESPAGVGFSYSNTTSDYQRTGDMSATKDAYTFLVKWLERFPQYKTRDFFMAGESYAGHYVPQLAYTILLNNKNAKRTIINLKGITIGNAWIDDATNIMGMLDYLWTHAMNSDETNKGIHSYCDFANLSSSILTQCGRFLGKALFEEIGDLYMYNIYATRCLNASSKNGSNGSIYNSDPCSEYYINSYLNIPEVQAALHANRTTWSSCRDFHWTESLSTILPIIEHLMASSIRVWIYSGDIDAVVPITSSRYSINSLKLPIVSAWRPWYTNYEVGGYVVQYKGLTLATVRGAGHMVPTDQPERALTMVSSFLRGHSLPSSS; via the exons ATGACTAAACTTGCAGTTTTCCACTGTTTGTTAATCTCCCTTTGCCTTCTGTGCATTGCCTTTAGTACCGATGCTAATAACCAGGTCAACAATCTTCACAAGTTGATCATGTCAAGAAGGTCGCAGAACTCGTCTCTTTCCATTTCTTGGGCAGAACTAGAAGCAACAGAGGAGCATTCCACCGTGTTTGCCAAGCCGCAAGATGGGTCGATGGAAGCCGATAGGATCCATAAGTTGCCGGGCCAACCAAAAGGGATGAATTTTAATCAATACTCAGGATATGTTACAGTTGATCCCAAGGCCGGAAAAGCTCTTTTCTATTATTTTGTTGAGTCCCCAAAGAACTCTTCCACTAATCCTTTGGTCCTGTGGCTCAATGGAG GGCCAGGATGCTCCTCTCTTGGTTATGGAGCCATGATGGAACTAGGACCCTTCAGAGTCAACAGAGATGGTAAAACACTCTTTAGAAACAACTATTCATGGAACAATG TGGCCAATGTGATCTTCTTGGAGTCTCCAGCCGGTGTGGGATTTTCGTACTCGAACACAACTTCAGATTACCAACGAACAGGTGACATGAGCGCTACCAAAGATGCCTATACTTTCCTTGTCAAGTGGCTCGAAAGGTTTCCACAATACAAAACCAGGGACTTCTTCATGGCGGGGGAGAGCTACGCTGGCCACTATGTGCCTCAACTCGCATACACCATTCTTCTCAACAACAAGAATGCAAAGAGAACCATCATAAATCTCAAAGGCATAACT ATCGGGAATGCATGGATTGATGATGCTACAAATATAATGGGGATGTTAGATTATTTATGGACACATGCCATGAACTCTGATGAAACCAACAAAGGCATCCATTCTTACTGTGATTTTGCAAATTTAAGTTCATCCATTCTTACCCAATGTGGGAGATTTTTGGGTAAAGCTCTATTTGAAGAAATTGGCGATCTCTATATGTACAACATTTATGCAACACGCTGCCTCAATGCTTCATCCAAAAATGGATCAAATGGTTCT ATTTATAATTCTGATCCGTGTTCAGAGTACTACATCAACTCATATTTGAATATCCCTGAAGTGCAAGCAGCTCTTCATGCTAATCGAACAACCTGGAGCTCTTGCAG aGATTTTCACTGGACTGAAAGCCTAAGTACCATCCTACCCATCATCGAGCATCTCATGGCGAGCAGTATAAGGGTATGGATTTACAG TGGGGATATAGATGCTGTCGTGCCAATTACTTCATCCAGGTACTCCATAAACAGCCTCAAGCTCCCCATTGTTTCAGCTTGGCGTCCATGGTACACCAACTATGAG GTGGGTGGATATGTGGTACAATACAAAGGATTAACGTTAGCGACAGTAAGAGGAGCTGGACACATGGTTCCAACCGACCAACCAGAGAGAGCATTAACCATGGTCTCTTCTTTCCTTCGAGGACACTCCCTTCCTTCATCATCATGA